CGGCGCCGCGAGCGTGGACAAGCGAATTCGGGGCAACCGGCTGGGTACCGAGGGCGTCGTGACCGTTGACGCGGACGGCTCCCGCGGACCACGGTGAGCAGCCGGGCACGGGCGGCGCATCGGTGAAGCCCGCGATCCCCAGGGGGTGAGCATGACGGTCCTGCAGAACCCCGGAGTACCCGCCGCGAACGGCGAGCCGGCGGAGCAGCCCGTGTCGCCGGTCGACTCGCACACCGAGTGGGACCCGCTGGAGGAGATCATCGTCGGCCGCCTCGAAGGCGCCACGATCCCCTCCGACCACCCGGTGGTGACCTGCAACGTGCCCCCCTGGGCCGGGCGGCTGCAGGGGCTCGCCGCGGGCTTCCGGTACCCGCGGATGCTCGTCGAGAAGGCGCAGCAGGAGATCGACGGGTTCGTCACCCTGCTGGAGTCCCTCGGCGTCACCGTCCGGCGCCCGGACGCGGTCGACCACCGGCGCCGCTTCGCCACCCCCGACTGGTCCTCACGCGGTTTCTGCAACACCTGTCCCCGGGACAGCATGCTCGTGATCGGCGACGAGATCATCGAGACCCCGATGGCGTGGCCGTGCCGGTACTTCGAGACGCACTCCTACCGCCCCATCCTCAAGGACTACTTCCGGCGCGGCGCGCGCTGGACTGCGGCCCCCAAACCGCAGCTCACGGACGAGCTGTTCGATCCGGACTTCCGCGTCCCGGAGGACGGCGACCCCATGCGCTACATCCTCACCGAGTTCGAACCCGTCTTCGACGCGGCGGACTTCGTCCGGGCGGGCCGCGACCTGTTCGTGACGCGCAGCAACGTCACCAACGCGATGGGCATCGAGTGGCTGCGCCGTCACCTCGGGCCGGGGTACCGCATCCACGAGATCGAGAGCCGCTGCCGCACACCCATGCACATCGACACCACGTTCGTCCTGCTCGCGCCCGGAAAGGTGCTGGTCAACCCCGAGTACATCGACGTCGACCGGCTGCCCGGCATCCTGGACTCCTGGGACGTCCTGATCGCCCCCGAGCCCGACCCG
This genomic stretch from Streptomyces sp. Go-475 harbors:
- a CDS encoding amidinotransferase, which gives rise to MTVLQNPGVPAANGEPAEQPVSPVDSHTEWDPLEEIIVGRLEGATIPSDHPVVTCNVPPWAGRLQGLAAGFRYPRMLVEKAQQEIDGFVTLLESLGVTVRRPDAVDHRRRFATPDWSSRGFCNTCPRDSMLVIGDEIIETPMAWPCRYFETHSYRPILKDYFRRGARWTAAPKPQLTDELFDPDFRVPEDGDPMRYILTEFEPVFDAADFVRAGRDLFVTRSNVTNAMGIEWLRRHLGPGYRIHEIESRCRTPMHIDTTFVLLAPGKVLVNPEYIDVDRLPGILDSWDVLIAPEPDPIDERLLKVTSMCGKWLSMNVLMVDERRVIAERHHTGMLRALEKWGFEPIPCDLLHYAPFGGSFHCATLDVRRRGSLQSYFD